The sequence below is a genomic window from Candidatus Cloacimonadota bacterium.
ACAGAGCGAGGTACCTTCTTTGGCTACAACGACCTTGTTGTTGATTTCAGGAATTTCAAACTTCTTGATTCGTGGGGAATTCCTGTGATTTATGATGTTACGCACAGTCTTCAAAAGCCTTCTGTGGATACGACTTCAGGTGGAACTCCTGAATTTGTTTTGAGCATGGCTTCAGCAGCTGTTGCAACAGGGCATGTGTCGGGATTGTTCATAGAAACACATCCTGAACCATCAAGAGCAAAGAGCGATGCACGTTCAATGCTCCCATTACATGAACTAGAAAGGGTATTGATTAGAATAAGAAAATTGTTAGATTTGATTTAAACCATATTTTTTTCACCAACCTATAATAAAAAAGTTGCATTTTTTTTCTCAAGTTTATAAATTTACATTGGAGCTACATGAGATATAAATTATTTATTTTTGACATTGACGGTGTATTTACTGATGGGGGATTGTATTATTTGGATAATGGGCAAGTTGCGCGAAAATTCAATGTCCGTGATGGACTCGGTATTCGCCTTTTACAACAAACTGAGATAATTCCTGCAGTTGTAAGCGGCAAAAAAACTAACACGATCGAAGCACGAATGAAGATCTTAAAAATCGAACATGTGTATCTTGGAATTCGTCATAAACTCAGAACTGTTGAGAAAATCATGCAAGAGTGCAATGCTTCTTTTGATGAAGTTATTTTTATGGGAGATGATTGGAATGATATGGCACTACTCAAAAAAGTTGGTTGTGCAATTACAGTACCTGCAGCATCTCAAGAAATAAAAGAAGTGTGTGATTATGTTACGGAAAATCATGGTGGTAATGGTGCTGTGCGCGAGGCTATCGAATGGGTATTGAAAAGAGAGGATCTCTTTGACAACGCAGTTAAATCGTTTGTTTCCTATTTACAGAAGAATGAATAAATTATTTGGTTTGATTATTGTTATCATAATACTTTCAGCATGTTCTGATAGTAAAGGACCTGTAACATTCAAGGATATGGGCAAGCAAAGTGTTGAAATTACAGATTCTATCGTGATTTATAGTTCGTCAAAAGATATTACACTTTGGGAATTACAAGCTGTTAGACTGAAAAAATTTCCAAAGGATAACGTAATCTATTTCAGTGATATTGAGCTTAAACTTATGAATAAAGATGGCACTTTAGCTGCAACCATTTTTGCAGATAGTGCAGTTGTGAATGATGATATTGAAGAGGTTTATGCAGAAGGTAATATTGAAATTTACTCGCAGGAAGGTGATATTTTTGGCGAATCACTTACCTGGGAGCGAAGGAATGATAAGATATTTTCCGATGATTCTGTAAAAGTCATACAGCAAGGCAATGTGATACGCGGTTCAAGCTTTACCAGTGATGCACGTTTTGAACACGTTACCCTACATACTGCAAGCGCAGAAGGAGAAGTTGATGAATCAAAAGTTCTTTGGTAGTCTTCTCCTTGTTTGTATGTTCGCTGTTTCGATTGAATTATCTGCAGCAGAAAACAGTCATCATTATATTCTCAAAAATGCTAATATTGTAAAACTGGATATTGTCGAGAATGACACGATCACAACCCTCAAAGGAGATGTCGATCTGATATATGACGAGATCGAGTTTTTTGCAGATAATGCCCAAATCTTCCAGAGAGATCGGCTGGTAAAACTTTTCGGAAATGTCCGAGCTGTCGATGATACGCTTGAAGCTGGAGCACAAAAAGCCACCTATTCTCATGTAGGTACTATATTAAAACTCGAGGAAGATGCATATTTCTTAGAAAGTTCGAAGGATACACTCCTTAAAAAAGTAACTGCTGAGTTCATCGAATATCAAAAAGATGAACAGAAAGTTCATGCCTTGAACAATATTATTGCAACAGATTTTATTGAAGATGTGACCTGTACATGCGGGAAGTTCAGATATAATCTGGAAACAGATTATGGGCTTGCAATGGACAATCCAGTCCTCACTTTTAAACAGGATAACGAATTGAAGATATACAGCAGGCAGATGGAACTTTTCGCTGAAGAGAAGAAATTTACTGCAACGTATGATGTCAAAGTGGAAACAGAAGAAACCCTGGCGACTTCGAATTTTCTCATTTATTTTAATGATGAAGAGAAAGCAGTCATGCTTGGCAATCCCTATTTTTCCAGTGACCTTTCAACAGCTGAAGCAGATGAGTTCCAGGTTTTTTTTCACGATAAGAAGATCAGTCAACTTCATCTTATAAAAAATGCTGTCATACATTTTAAGGAAGAAAAAAGTGTTGGTAAGGAAAACTACCTTTACGCTGAAAAAGTAAGAATGGATATTACCAATGATAGGCTGAGATATTTGCTTGCTCAGAAGGTTTCAAAAAGTTTTTTTGAAGAACGAAAAGATAATGATATTCTGGAAAACAAACTCGCAACCTTACAACTACAGGTTTTCTTCGATGAAAGAGAAAACATACAAACGATCATTGCTGAAGATGATATAAAGGGAACTTATACATTTTCAAGCTCGGATCAAATCTTGAAATAAGCATATGATACAAAAGGAAAGCATACTACGCACGCAGGATCTCGTGAAGATCTACGGAAAGAAAAAAGTCGTAAAGCAGGTTTCGATAGAGGTCAAACAAGGGGAAATCGTTGGGTTGCTCGGTCCAAACGGCGCAGGTAAGACAACAACTTTTCATATGATGATCGGACTCATAAAAGCAAATGGCGGTCATGTTTTCATCGATGATGTGGATATCACGAAGATGCCGATGTATAAACGGGCACGAATGGGCATCAGCTACCTTTCTCAGGAACCGTCTGTTTTCAGCAAACTCACCGTAAAACAGAATGTGATGGCAATCCTCGAAACCCAGAATTATACGCGGATGGAACGAAAAGCCATTCTGCAAGAAGCTCTAGATGAACTTGATCTTACGAAATTATCGAATCAAAAAGCATATTCGCTGTCTGGAGGGGAACGTAGAAAACTCGAAATTACCCGTTCGCTCATCACAAAACCAAAGTTCCTTTTTCTTGATGAACCTTTCTCTGGTGTTGATCCACTTGCAGTTTCAGATATTCAAGATATCATCAAAAAATTACAGAAGAAAAATATTGGTATTCTGATAACAGATCACAATGTGCTTGATACTTTACAAATCACGGATAGAGCATATATTATCTATGAAGGTAAAGTCCTTCTTTCGGGTACATCCCGGGAATTGGTCAATGATCCGCAAGCACGGAAAATTTATTTAGGTGAAAGATTTTTAAAATATGATTTTGATTAAATTTTCCATTTACATTTTCACATAAATCTCTATAATAAAAATACATGAATAGAATTCAACGAAAACCATCCTGGTTAAGAGCTGAAATGCTTGGGGCATCAAACACGGCACATCTTACGAAAATGCTTTCAGAGTATAAACTTCATACAGTGTGCGAAAGCGCTCGATGTCCAAACAGAGGAGAGTGCTTCGAAAGAGGTTCGGCAGTTTTTCTTATTATGGGAAATGAATGCACGAGGAATTGCAGGTTTTGTGCAATCCCGACAACGGTACATGCAGAACCACTCGATCCTGATGAGCCAAGAAGAATTGCAGAAATGTCAAAAGAACTCGGCTTGAAACATGTGATCATCACTTCGGTTACACGGGATGATCTCGCTGATGGTGGAGCTGATCATTTTCGAAAAACGATCCAAGAGGTCAGAGATCTACTTGGTAATGAAGTCTATATAGAAGTGCTTACTCCTGATTTCAAGGGTGATAAAAAAGCTATTGATATTGTGGCAGATGAAGAACCAACAATATTCAATCATAATATTGAAACAATACATCGTCTGTATCCAACTATTAGACCTCAAGCAGATTATGATCGATCTTTGTCCCTTCTGAAAAGAGTGAAACAAACACATCCTGCCATTAGAACAAAAACAGGCATCATGGTCGGGCTTGGAGAGTCAAAACCGGAAGTGATACAGGTAATGGAAGATGCTCGCAACGCAGGTGTAGATATGATGACTATTGGTCAGTATTTACAGGCAACAACCAAAAATTATCCAGTTCAGGAATATATTCATCCGCACGTTTTTGATGAGTATAGAAAAGATGGAATGGATATGGGATTTCTCTACATTGAGTCTGCTCCTCTGGTAAGAAGTTCCTACTATTCCACAGATTTATCAACCATTCTACAAAATAAATAAAGCGAGGTACGTAACTATGCAGATCACAATTACAGCACGTCATTTCGAGTTAACCGATCCTATCAAGGATTATGCGGAAAGCGCAATGAGAGGACTTAAAAAGTATTTCGACCATATCATCGTAGCTGAGATGATACTCAGGGTCGAGAAAAATAGGAATATTGCTGAAATAAATCTCAGTGTTAAAAAGCTGAATTTAGTTGCAAAAGCTCGCGAACAGGATATGTATACTGCCATCGACAGTGTAATCAAGAAGGTTGAACGGCAGATAAAAAAACAGGTTGGGAAGATGAAGCGGCATCATTCGAATGATAAGGTTGCACTGAAGGAACTTGAAAAAGCCGAGATCGCAGCTCTCAATGTTATCAAAAAAACAATTAAACCTGTAGAACTTGACCTCGATAGAGCAATTGACGAGTTCAATAAAAGAGATAATGGCTTCTTCCTTTTCAAGGATATCAGCACCGAGAAATACTCGATTCTTAAAAAATTTGATGACGGATATGAAGTCATAGAAATTCAATAAATGAGGCAATGATGAATGCATTAACAGTTGGAAAGCTCTTCGAGATCAAGCAGAAAGATCTGACACTAACGCTCATTTCAAAAAAGAAGGGGCTGACCAAAGAAATTACAACACCCGAATTGTCACGCCCAGGCCTTGCTTTCGCAGGTTTTACAGATACTTATGCGTATGATAGGATCCAGGTTCTCGGCGAAACGGAAGTACAGTATTTGAAATCACTTGAACCATCGGTGAGATATGATAAGATCAAAGAGCTTTTTTCACAATTTGAAATTCCCTGCTTCGTGGTATCAAAAGGGCTTTTTCCAACAAAAGAACTTGTCTTTCTTGCTGACGAACATAATATACCTGTTATCCAATCCCGTATGACAACGATCAATCTGTATCATGCTCTTACAAATTTCCTGCAGGATTGGTTCGCACCGTCAAAATCTATTCATGGAACGCTTGTTGATGTGTTTGGTGTCGGGATTCTCGTTACCGGTCAAAGCGGAATCGGGAAAAGCGAATGTGCTCTCGAACTTGTATCGCGTGGACATCGGTTAATCTCTGATGATGTTGTGCATATCAAGAAGAAAATGAATATTATTATGGGTGAAGCGAACATGCAGCTTGGGCATTTTATGGAAATCCGTGGCATTGGACTTCTTGATATCGAAACAATGTTCGGCATTAGAGCTATCAGGATGCAGAAGCGCATTGAGACACAAGTTGAGCTAATCCCATGGCGTCATAATATGGACTATGAAAGGATCGGGCTAAAAGAGCGTTATAATCGCATTCTCGATATTGAGGTCCCCATCATATACTTACCGGTTTCACCAGGAAAGAGTATTGCTGCTATTGTCGAAGTCATTGCAATGAACCACATGCTCAAGGTGTATGGACACAACGCTGCTGAAGTATTTAATGAACGAGTTCAGAAAGAGATAGAAAGAAAAAATCGCATTCGAACCTACCTGGAGACTGATAAAGAATAAATGATCATAAAAATTGTTATACTGACCAATAAACTTGGCATACACGTTCGTCCTGCCTCGCTTATTTCTAAAACTGCTTCCAAATATAAAGCCAGTTTCATTATCAGAAAGGATGATATGGAGATAAATGGAAAGAGCGTCATGGGTATCATGATGCTTGGTGCAGGAAAGGATACGGCTCTTGAACTTGTCTTTGATGGAGTTGATGAACAGGAAATGATGGAAGAGATCGTTGAACTCTTTGAGGAAAAATTTGGAGAAGAATGATGAAAGAATATAGAGGATATCCTATTGCTCCGGGTGTCATTGCAGGAAAGATCACCCTTGTTGAAGGTGATCTCTTCACGGTTTCGAAAGGGCACATCAAAGCATCAGAAGTAAAGGGACAAATCAGGAGTTTTCAAAAGGCAGTTCAACTCTCAATCAATGAGATCGACCTCTTGCTTACCTATCTTGAAACTAGAGCGATAGAGGAAAGAGAGATATTGCAATCCCACCAGGAAATTCTAAAAGACGCTGTCCTGATTGAGGATATTGCTGAGATCATAAAAAACGAGCTCAAACCAGCTGATAGAGCTGTTCAGGATTATTTCAACAAAATGATCGACCATCTATCTGATATCGAAGATCAAATACTGAGCCAGAGGCAGGAAGATTTTGAAGATATAAAATTACGCCTTATCCGCAACATGCATCACCAGAATTTCCATATTCATGATTATGTGAAACCGAAGCGTGTTGTCGTTCTTTCAGAGATAATCCCATCTATGGTGCTGAGTATCAAAGAATCTCATCCGCTTGCAGTTATTGTTGAAAAAGGTTCTCCTCATTCGCATTCTGCTATCATAGCAAAATCAATTGGTATCCCTGTGATCTTTAATATTGAAAACGCACTCAATGAGTTCAAAGAAGGTGATTTTGTTATTGTTTATGGCAAAGAAGGTAAAGTAATTCTTGAGCCTGACGATGAAAGTCTTATTGAATATAAAGCATTCGAAAAGAAGGCAAAAGAAGAATTTAAAAAGAAAATCGCACTACTTAAAAAAGAGACAGCAACCAAGGATGGAGTAAGCGTTGAACTCATGGGGAACATCGAATTTCCTGAGGAGTGTGAAATTCCGGAAATACAATTTATTGATGGTGTGGGACTTTTCAGAACGGAATTTCTGTATTTCATGGAAAATTCATTTCCCTCTGCTGAAAAGCAATTTGCCGTATATAAACAGGTAATTCAAAATTTACCGAAAGACAAACCGATTTATGTTCGTACTTTTGACGTTGGTGGAGATAAACTGCAACGGGAGTTCGGACTTAAAAAAGAACTTAATCCAAACCTTGGGTGCAGAGGGATACGATTTCTTTTAAAATACAAAGAAATTTTCAGACAACAAATTCAGGGCATTCTCATGGCTTCTGCTTTTGGTAATCTTAAGATCATGCTACCGATGATCTCGTTGATGAAAGAGGTGGTTGAGGTTAAGGAGCTGATAGAACAGGAAAAAGTTAAACTGAAAAAGAAAAAAGTTCCTTTTGATGAAAATATTGAAGTCGGTATTATGATCGAAATTCCCTCTTCTGCAATCTTAGCTGACCGATTTGCTCAACATGTAGATTTTTTCAGTATCGGTACCAATGACCTAACGCAATATGTTCTTGCTGCAGACAGGAATAACGAAGCTCTTTCCGATGAGTTTACCTATTTTGATCCTGCTGTTATTGAGCTCATAAAAATGACCATCGATGCAGGGAAGAAGCATAATATCGACGTTAAATTGTGCGGAGAGATGGCAAGTGATCCTATGGCAGTACCCTTGTTGATTGGTTTAGGACTAAGGTCATTCAGTGTAAATATCGCCGGCATCCTTCAGGTGAAGAAGATACTTGCCCGATACTCAATCGCGGAACTTGAAACATTTTATAAGAAACATCAGAATTTATCACAAGAAACATTACAACACGCTTATAAACAGCTTGTAAAAAAATAATTATATTTCATATATTTTATGAAGAAAGGAGAGTAATGTCTTCATCAATAAGTTTAGATTATACTGGTAATTTCAATCGATTTGATCCTGAGCAGATGTATGAACAGATCATTTCTCTTCCACAGCAGATCGAAGAATGTTATTTTGACCAGGAGAAGAGTGATATTGCAAGGTTCTACAAGAACATCTCTAAAATCTATATTTGCGGGATGGGCGGTTCTGCAATTGCAGGTGATATCGCGAAAACACTTTTTGGCGATAAGCTCGTGATACGGGTGTTCAAAGATTATAACATTCCGGCGTTTCTCGACGAATCAACATTGGGGATCGTTTGCAGCTATTCAGGAAATACATCCGAAACTGTTTCGTGTTTTGAAACACTCAAAGAAGCCGGAGCTCAGATCGCCATGATAACATCAGGCGGTATCCTCAAGCATTATGGTTCTGAGGAAGGATATCTTATTAAAATGATCCCAGTCGGATACCAGCCCCGTGCAGCAATCGGTTACCTGTTTTT
It includes:
- the lptC gene encoding LPS export ABC transporter periplasmic protein LptC, whose product is MNKLFGLIIVIIILSACSDSKGPVTFKDMGKQSVEITDSIVIYSSSKDITLWELQAVRLKKFPKDNVIYFSDIELKLMNKDGTLAATIFADSAVVNDDIEEVYAEGNIEIYSQEGDIFGESLTWERRNDKIFSDDSVKVIQQGNVIRGSSFTSDARFEHVTLHTASAEGEVDESKVLW
- a CDS encoding HAD hydrolase family protein, whose protein sequence is MRYKLFIFDIDGVFTDGGLYYLDNGQVARKFNVRDGLGIRLLQQTEIIPAVVSGKKTNTIEARMKILKIEHVYLGIRHKLRTVEKIMQECNASFDEVIFMGDDWNDMALLKKVGCAITVPAASQEIKEVCDYVTENHGGNGAVREAIEWVLKREDLFDNAVKSFVSYLQKNE
- a CDS encoding HPr family phosphocarrier protein: MIIKIVILTNKLGIHVRPASLISKTASKYKASFIIRKDDMEINGKSVMGIMMLGAGKDTALELVFDGVDEQEMMEEIVELFEEKFGEE
- the raiA gene encoding ribosome-associated translation inhibitor RaiA; this encodes MQITITARHFELTDPIKDYAESAMRGLKKYFDHIIVAEMILRVEKNRNIAEINLSVKKLNLVAKAREQDMYTAIDSVIKKVERQIKKQVGKMKRHHSNDKVALKELEKAEIAALNVIKKTIKPVELDLDRAIDEFNKRDNGFFLFKDISTEKYSILKKFDDGYEVIEIQ
- the hprK gene encoding HPr(Ser) kinase/phosphatase — protein: MNALTVGKLFEIKQKDLTLTLISKKKGLTKEITTPELSRPGLAFAGFTDTYAYDRIQVLGETEVQYLKSLEPSVRYDKIKELFSQFEIPCFVVSKGLFPTKELVFLADEHNIPVIQSRMTTINLYHALTNFLQDWFAPSKSIHGTLVDVFGVGILVTGQSGIGKSECALELVSRGHRLISDDVVHIKKKMNIIMGEANMQLGHFMEIRGIGLLDIETMFGIRAIRMQKRIETQVELIPWRHNMDYERIGLKERYNRILDIEVPIIYLPVSPGKSIAAIVEVIAMNHMLKVYGHNAAEVFNERVQKEIERKNRIRTYLETDKE
- the ptsP gene encoding phosphoenolpyruvate--protein phosphotransferase, producing the protein MKEYRGYPIAPGVIAGKITLVEGDLFTVSKGHIKASEVKGQIRSFQKAVQLSINEIDLLLTYLETRAIEEREILQSHQEILKDAVLIEDIAEIIKNELKPADRAVQDYFNKMIDHLSDIEDQILSQRQEDFEDIKLRLIRNMHHQNFHIHDYVKPKRVVVLSEIIPSMVLSIKESHPLAVIVEKGSPHSHSAIIAKSIGIPVIFNIENALNEFKEGDFVIVYGKEGKVILEPDDESLIEYKAFEKKAKEEFKKKIALLKKETATKDGVSVELMGNIEFPEECEIPEIQFIDGVGLFRTEFLYFMENSFPSAEKQFAVYKQVIQNLPKDKPIYVRTFDVGGDKLQREFGLKKELNPNLGCRGIRFLLKYKEIFRQQIQGILMASAFGNLKIMLPMISLMKEVVEVKELIEQEKVKLKKKKVPFDENIEVGIMIEIPSSAILADRFAQHVDFFSIGTNDLTQYVLAADRNNEALSDEFTYFDPAVIELIKMTIDAGKKHNIDVKLCGEMASDPMAVPLLIGLGLRSFSVNIAGILQVKKILARYSIAELETFYKKHQNLSQETLQHAYKQLVKK
- the lptB gene encoding LPS export ABC transporter ATP-binding protein, which produces MIQKESILRTQDLVKIYGKKKVVKQVSIEVKQGEIVGLLGPNGAGKTTTFHMMIGLIKANGGHVFIDDVDITKMPMYKRARMGISYLSQEPSVFSKLTVKQNVMAILETQNYTRMERKAILQEALDELDLTKLSNQKAYSLSGGERRKLEITRSLITKPKFLFLDEPFSGVDPLAVSDIQDIIKKLQKKNIGILITDHNVLDTLQITDRAYIIYEGKVLLSGTSRELVNDPQARKIYLGERFLKYDFD
- the lipA gene encoding lipoyl synthase → MNRIQRKPSWLRAEMLGASNTAHLTKMLSEYKLHTVCESARCPNRGECFERGSAVFLIMGNECTRNCRFCAIPTTVHAEPLDPDEPRRIAEMSKELGLKHVIITSVTRDDLADGGADHFRKTIQEVRDLLGNEVYIEVLTPDFKGDKKAIDIVADEEPTIFNHNIETIHRLYPTIRPQADYDRSLSLLKRVKQTHPAIRTKTGIMVGLGESKPEVIQVMEDARNAGVDMMTIGQYLQATTKNYPVQEYIHPHVFDEYRKDGMDMGFLYIESAPLVRSSYYSTDLSTILQNK